One window of the Epinephelus moara isolate mb chromosome 24, YSFRI_EMoa_1.0, whole genome shotgun sequence genome contains the following:
- the LOC126386191 gene encoding uncharacterized protein LOC126386191, translating to MASENTETNAGNEEETGPPSETNEHDYAHTEATNLTSTEASSPSGAPAADGGVSAQESFTTAAEPEPEPEHSTPGQPTLPVELPEPAVGAEVDCPGGHDVVVSFPPQTEEDPPKADPSQYATAVAPAMRGGRRRPKRPEDRSCSACKSEFERQGRSFNRRAVYTFSSPETVQWAFPDAVVHEKSFLCETCAQVIRSKCKRKQSGKRTLWLKPPQTKQAELRDKKLKGRRMGKKSKAAQLVSKSCYKAAFKMLWSAKGARKPMMEFWSKQLKEEMKALTRQTDNPFHQKVVSRKPLSSFPWRRCLNWAQDHAPLVTTCLTSLFPDISSLSKSGHPLSEDQAQALLERRAVVALSIPLFTRNIWKNNFLQAALGAELRLQGCSGAALDALNTMGLCQNKDTVRLLLHRLRNSKKTATQNGRQMKMKPEQMKGEDMTDVEEEDIEEEDEEEEEEEEEEEVEEEEEEEDDDDDDEEEEEEEMEMVVEEEEVQEVEVQVGVDEEEAEDQSVEEKKRRKKKAKKQRKEEKRKERGKRKVKEREEVDEEEDDGSEQKKRRVVVVRLGLLKGHSEVGRSDLSAP from the exons ATGGCGAGTGAAAACACCGAGACCAACGCGGGGAACGAGGAGGAAACAGGTCCTCCATCCGAGACTAACGAGCACGACTATGCCCACACCGAGGCCACTAACTTAACTTCCACGGAGGCATCCTCCCCCTCGGGAGCACCGGCGGCGGACGGCGGAGTCTCCGCGCAGGAAAGCTTCACCACAGCAGCCGAACCTGAACCTGAGCCCGAGCACAGCACACCGGGGCAGCCCACCCTGCCGGTGGAGCTTCCCGAGCCGGCTGTGGGTGCGGAGGTGGACTGCCCCGGTGGGCATGATGTGGTGGTGTCTTTTCCGCCGCAGACCGAGGAAGACCCTCCAAAGGCAGACCCCTCTCAGTATGCTACAGCCGTCGCCCCCGCTATGCGAGGCGGCCGGCGGCGTCCCAAGCGGCCCGAGGACCGAAGCTGCTCCGCCTGTAAGTCTGAGTTCGAGCGGCAGGGCCGCAGCTTCAACCGGAGGGCGGTGTACACCTTCTCCAGCCCGGAGACTGTGCAGTGGGCCTTCCCGGACGCCGTAGTGCACGAAAAGTCGTTCCTGTGTGAGACCTGTGCGCAGGTCATCAGGAGCAAATGCAAACGCAAACAGAGCGGGAAGCGGACCCTGTGGCTGAAACCGCCCCAGACTaaacag GCAGAGTTGAGAGACAAGAAGCTGAAAGGTCGCAGGATGGGGAAGAAGAGCAAAGCAGCTCAGCTGGTGAGCAAGTCCTGCTACAAGGCCGCTTTCAAAATGCTCTGGTCTGCTAAAGGTGCCCGGAAGCCCATGATGGAGTTCTGGAGCAAACAGCTGAAAGAGGAG ATGAAGGCGCTGACACGGCAGACAGACAATCCCTTCCATCAGAAGGTGGTGAGCAGGAAGCCACTGTCATCCTTTCCCTGGCGGCGCTGTCTGAACTGGGCCCAGGACCACGCTCCTCTTGTCACCACCTGCCTCACCTCGCTGTTCCCTGACATCAGTTCTCTTTCAAAGAGTGGCCA CCCGCTGTCGGAGGACCAAGCCCAGGCGCTGCTGGAGCGCAGGGCCGTGGTGGCgctctccatccctctcttcACCAGGAACATCTGGAAGAACAACTTCCTGCAGGCAGCTCTGGGGGCAGAGCTCCGGCTGCAGGGCTGCTCTGGTGCTGCTCTTGACGCCCTCAACACTATGGGGCTGTGTCAGAACAAAGACACCGTCAGGTTGCTGCTGCACAGGCTCCGAAACAGCAAGAAGACG GCAACACAGAACGGACGACAGATGAAGATGAAACCGGAACAGATGAAAGGAGAGGATATGACAGACGTGGAGGAAGAAGATAtcgaggaggaggatgaagaggaagaggaggaggaggaggaagaggaggtagaagaagaagaggaagaggaggatgacgACGACGATgacgaagaagaggaggaggaggaaatggaAATGGTGGTAGAGGAGGAAGAAGTGCAAGAGGTAGAAGTGCAGGTTGGAGTGGATGAGGAGGAAGCGGAGGATCAATcagtggaggagaagaagaggaggaagaagaaggcgaagaagcagaggaaggaggagaagaggaaggagcGAGGGAAACGAAAGgtgaaggagagggaggaggtggacgaggaggaggatgacgGGTCggagcagaagaagaggagggtggtggtggtgaggcTCGGCCTGCTGAAGGGACACTCGGAGGTTGGACGGTCCGACCTGTCGGCTCCTTAA
- the pdhb gene encoding pyruvate dehydrogenase E1 component subunit beta, mitochondrial, with translation MAASVRCFLRSGKNALSALGQRGFHKSAPAAVQVTVRDALNQAMDEELERDERVFLLGEEVAQYDGAYKVSRGLWKKYGDKRIIDTPITEMGFAGIAVGAAMAGLRPICEFMTFNFSMQAIDQVINSAAKTYYMSAGLQAVPIVFRGPNGASAGVAAQHSQCFAAWYAHCPGLKVVSPWNSEDAKGLLKAAIRDDNPVVFLENELMYGVPFEMSEESQSKDFTIPIGKAKIERPGTSVTMVSHSRYVGHCLDAAAVLAKEGIECEVINLRTIRPMDVESIETSVMKTNHLVTVEGGWPQFGVGAEICARIMEGPAFNYLDAPATRVTGVDIPMPYAKILEDNSVPQIKDIIFSVKKTLNV, from the exons ATGGCGGCGTCCGTGAGGTGCTTTCTCCGCTCAGGAAAA AATGCCTTGTCGGCTCTGGGGCAGCGGGGGTTTCATAAGAGTGCTCCGGCCGCTGTCCAG GTGACGGTCCGTGATGCTCTGAACCAGGCGATGGACGAGGAGCTGGAGAGGGACGAGCGGGTGTTCCTGTTGGGTGAGGAGGTGGCTCAGTACGACGGGGCCTACAAG gTGAGCAGGGGTCTGTGGAAGAAATATGGAGACAAACGCATCATCGACACTCCGATCACAGAG ATGGGCTTTGCTGGCATCGCAGTGGGAGCCGCCATG GCTGGCCTGAGACCCATCTGTGAGTTCATGACCTTTAACTTCTCCATGCAAGCCATCGACCAGGTCATCAACTCTGCTGCCAAGACCTACTACATGTCCGCCGGTCTGCAGGCTGTGCCCATCGTCTTCAGAGGACCCAACGGAGCATCAGCAGGCGTCGCTGCACAGCACTCACAGTGCTTCGCTGCTTG GTACGCTCACTGTCCAGGTCTGAAGGTTGTGAGTCCCTGGAACTCAGAAGATGCCAAAGGTCTCCTGAAAGCAGCCATCAGAGACGACAACCCCG TGGTGTTCCTGGAGAACGAGCTGATGTACGGCGTTCCCTTCGAGATGTCGGAGGAGTCACAGTCCAAAGACTTCACCATTCCCATCGGCAAGGCCAAGATCGAGAGACCAG GGACGAGTGTCACTATGGTCAGTCACTCTCGGTATGTTGGTCACTGCCTGGATGCTGCCGCCGTCCTCGCCAAGGAGGGAATCGAGTGTGAG gTGATCAACCTGCGGACCATCCGTCCTATGGATGTGGAGTCTATTGAGACCAGCGTGATGAAGACCAACCACCTGGTGACAGTGGAGGGTGGCTGGCCTCAGTTTGGGGTTGGAGCTGAGATCTGCGCCAGGATTATGGAAG gtccTGCCTTCAACTACCTGGATGCTCCGGCCACCAGGGTGACGGGCGTCGACATCCCCATGCCGTATGCCAAAATCCTGGAGGACAACAGCGTGCCGCAGATCAAAGACATCATCTTCTCTGTGAAAAAGACCCTCAatgtctga